The proteins below come from a single Miscanthus floridulus cultivar M001 chromosome 1, ASM1932011v1, whole genome shotgun sequence genomic window:
- the LOC136477174 gene encoding kinesin-like protein KIN-8B, translated as MPSIRAPASKQTATLQVAVKCRPLTDTEQRRSRHIIQVIDDKTVVVLDPDLSKDYLDLIQNRTKERRYTFDHVYAPGCSNSDVYKNISSTIAGVVQGLNATVFAYGSTGSGKTYTMVGTHSDPGLMVLSFRTIFELIKKDDSKDTFEVSCSYLEVYNEVIYDLLERSSGHLELREDPEHGIIVAGLRSIKVHSADRILELLNIGNSRRKTESTEANATSSRSHAVLEITVKRNQKGQYGNQVLRGKLALVDLAGSERASETNNFGQKLRDGANINRSLLALANCINALGKQNKKGLAYVPYRNSKLTRILKDGLSGNSRTVMVATISPADDQYHHTTNTLKYADRAKEIKTHVHKNIGTLDTHVEDYQRMIDNLQVEVSQLKKELAEKEHQLSIKPTEKAADSELSWLNVLSQETGENVQERINLQKALFELEETNKRNRMELQHLDDSIARRQVKEMDSTVLQALTSRRQVILDNIRDNDEAGSGYRKDIEMNESRRRQLQDMIEEAVSNNGNKTYLHILSQYRLLGMTNAELQIEMAMRDQVIHNQREALRSLWNILYGTGLNQKQILKLAAKQGLTVEGCPLPSSSPDVTTPPSFPPHRRFPSFMSFPSPQSEPYSPSACFFQHGFSTMSLLKNQHETPTICRQEHLSSYYMMSGCSPYSGDGKQWSSGRPMTFFSTPEKPKEVSSVYRETENAQSQHNKEHSGSHDFSLHRKDLWPMERK; from the exons ATGCCGAGCATCCGAGCTCCGGCGTCCAAGCAGACGGCCACGCTACAG GTGGCTGTCAAGTGCAGGCCATTGACCGACACCGAGCAGCGGCGCTCGCGGCATATCATACAGGTCATTGATGACAAG ACTGTGGTTGTGCTGGACCCTGATCTGTCAAAGGACTATCTGGACCTCATCCAGAACCGGACCAAGGAAAGGAGATATACCTTCGATCATGTGTACGCGCCTGGATGCTCCAATTCG GACGTGTATAAGAATATATCCTCTACAATTGCTGGTGTAGTCCAAGGCCTTAATGCAACAGTCTTTGCTTATGGTTCTACTGGAAG TGGCAAAACTTACACTATGGTTGGAACCCATAGTGATCCTGGTCTGATGGTTCTTAGCTTCCGTACAATTTTTGAGCTGATAAAAAAGGATGACAGTAAGGATACATTTGAAGTTTCATGTTCATATCTGGAAGTGTACAATGAG GTTATCTATGATTTGCTTGAGAGATCATCTGGACACCTGGAGCTTCGAGAAGATCCTGAGCATGGCATAATAGTTGCTGGATTGAGAAGCATTAAG GTTCACTCCGCAGATAGGATTCTTGAGCTGTTGAACATAGGCAACAGTAGGCGCAAGACAGAGAGTACAGAAGCAAATGCTACTTCTTCACG GTCACATGCTGTACTTGAGATTACTGTAAAGCGAAACCAGAAAGGCCAATATGGTAACCAAGTTCTTCGTGGAAAGCTTGCCTTGGTTGATCTTGCGGGCAG TGAGAGGGCCTCCGAAACAAACAACTTTGGGCAAAAGCTTAGAGATGGAGCCAACATCAATCGGTCACTCCTAGCATTAGCAAATTGCATCAATGCCCTAGGCAAGCAAAACAAGAAAGGTCTTGCCTATGTTCCCTATCGCAAcag TAAATTAACTCGAATTCTAAAGGATGGGCTGTCTGGTAATTCTCGAACTGTTATGGTTGCTACAATATCACCAGCTGATGATCAGTATCATCACACAACAAATACACTCAAGTACGCAGACCGTGCTAAAGAGATAAAAACACATGTCCAT AAAAATATTGGAACACTTGACACTCATGTTGAAGACTATCAGAGGATGATCGACAATCTTCAG GTTGAGGTTTCTCAGTTGAAAAAGGAATTAGCTGAGAAGGAGCATCAATTAAGTATAAAGCCTACTGAAAAAGCTGCAGAtagtgagctatcttggttaaaTGTCTTGAGCCAGGAAACTGGTGAGAATGTTCAAGAACGCATAAATCTTCAGAAGGCTCTGTTTGAACTTGAAGAAACCAATAAGCGCAACCGAATGGAACTCCAGCATCTTGACGATTCTATTGCAAGGCGTCAG GTGAAAGAAATGGACTCTACAGTTCTCCAAGCTTTAACATCAAGGAGACAAGTTATTCTTGACAACATCCGTGATAATGATGAAGCTGGTTCTGGATATAGAAAG GACATTGAAATGAATGAGAGTCGCAGGCGACAACTCCAGGATATGATTGAAGAAGCCGTCAGTAACAATGGCAATAAAACCTACCTGCACATTCTCAGCCAGTACAGACTACTT GGAATGACTAATGCTGAGCTTCAAATTGAGATGGCTATGCGGGATCAAGTTATACATAATCAGAGGGAAGCTCTAAGGAGCCTGTGGAACATTCTCTATGGAACGGGGCTAAACCAGAAGCAGATTCTTAAATTGGCTGCAAAGCAAGGATTAACCGTAGAAGGCTGTCCTTTGCCTAGCTCAAGCCCAGATGTTACCACACCACCTTCCTTTCCACCTCATAGAAGGTTTCCATCGTTTATGTCATTTCCTAGTCCGCAGTCAGAGCCTTATTCTCCGTCTGCTTGCTTTTTCCAACATGGTTTCAGCACTATGTCTTTGCTGAAAAATCAGCATGAGACGCCCACCATATGTAGGCAGGAGCACCTCAGTTCTTACTACATGATGTCTGGCTGCTCGCCTTACTCTGGTGATGGAAAACAGTGGTCAAGTGGAAGACCTATGACATTCTTTTCTACTCCAGAAAAACCTAAGGAGGTGAGCAGTGTATATCGGGAAACAGAGAATGCACAGTCCCAACACAACAAGGAACATTCTGGCAGTCATGATTTCAGTCTGCATAGAAAG GATCTGTGGCCCATGGAAAGGAAGTGA